The genomic stretch catcaatcattttggtactTCCGTttcaaaattatgttaaataaggatcaaaataacaaatatgccctcatttaaaaaacaatagaccaaaatgatttgacaaaattaagGATATTTTGGTCATTATATTCTtctttaatggagatttttcaaggaatgaccaaaatgattgatggtggacaaactcagggaccaattctattgatttcaaatctcaatgaccaaagcgaagagttatgcaaatctcatggactatttttggttaaaaagccTTATGTATATCATATTtgcataattttatattattttcaatactttagagaatttaaattttaataattactcattaaaatttgttgatttCAAGGTCACTCTTAATACTTTTGGATAAAACTCAATCCACAAGCTTGTAAGTGACAACCGCTCGCAGATTGGAGTTGTAAGCGACAACAGCTCGTAGATTATAGCAACCATAACAAAGCTGGATGGGGATTCCGAAATTGAAATTCGAATTTGTTTGACTAGTTTTCCACCTACTGAACCTTTGAGTCGACCTGCTTCTTGGTAAGTTTTCCCAGCCATTTTTCGGCCAATTGCGACGGTGAATCAAGTTACCACCACCATTGTTCCACTCCTCGTAACCTCACGAATAAAACCCAACCaaagtttttattgtttagccACCTCTTCACGGTGACATGACCTCGAATTTTAACGAACTTTTAACCTGGCAGTCGTCCTCCTCTATGCACCTCAAAGTCAGCCACTACCCGAATCAACTCATCTCGACCCTagcagcaaaacccaaccaagtTTCAAACAATTTGATCTTCGGTGACAGCGAATCGAGGTTAGAGGTTACTTGGGTTTTCTTGCGGTGGAACTAATCTTCATCTCAAGTATAAAAATTGATCCACTATTCTCCTTCTTCAATTTGTTATAAGCCATTTTAGCATTGGTTGAAAACTCCAGCGAGTTGTGACGGCCGATCGCCGCGTGATCAGTCACTTGACTTTGTCTCCCTAGGTTAAATTCAATGCTTTGAGTACGTTTTTAATATCTATTGGTTATGATTATGCTGTTAGAACCTACTTTCGTAAATGACTGCCACTTGATCTTTGTAGTAGGCaaagatctgaccgttggattgtTATAAAATTATAGCATGTTAACGTGTGTGTTATTTGTGGATCTAAGGAATTTACAAATCAAAAATCCGATGTGTGGATCTTCCAGATTGGATTACTAGGTCTGTTGATCCTATTGTTGACTGCGTTGGCTgagagttgacttttggtcatgTTACCACGATTAATATGAGTAAAGACCCGATGAAGCTACACGAGCCTACTTTGGTTAGCAGGAAATCCTGGGTATGAACCTCATGGCTTGCATGTACGTTGCACCTTACCAAGATTTAAGTGTGTGTTTGACTTTTAGAGGAGAGTAAAGATAATGTATGATTACTAATATGAAAAATGAGTCGACAACCATATTAGAAGTGTTCTGTATAACTTGTACGTTTGTATGACAAGAAATTTGGTTGTCATGTGAAATTGATATTGTGTATGCTCACGCTATAAATCATAAATGTTGATGTATAAGGTATGATGTGTGATGATGCGGCTACATCATGTAGCAGTGTGGTATATGAATGTTCATGCTTGGTTAATTTGCGATGGGGTACCATAAGTATTCTCGAGGTGACCATGCTTTACATGTTTATTGGACTTCTAACTAAGAGTATTGATAATTTGTAATTGCTTGTATGtaagtgactttaatatatatGGTTTTGATTATTACCCTGAGATTCTCATGCTGGATATTTAGTGGATATgtcatttatttataaaatgtgATTTTGATTCAATTGTTGCTTTTAACTTTAGTCATTAATCTAGTTTTATCAAATGTGGTCTGTTATGCATATTTGAAATGCTTGTGAAACGAAAAGGCTAGTAGAAGACCGATAACCCATTGTTATGATATGAAATATTCCTTTAGCGTATTCCTGAAGTACTTGATGATACGGACGTATAGGCGCAAGCAGAAACGAATTGAGAAACGAATTGGGAGCTACGAttaaaattttatgtaattACAAACCCGAAAAGTATTTTTGTAAAGGTTATCtttactattatatatatatatatatatatatttataattatattactattttatttcattttagttgAGAAAGGAAAAGAGGAGGTGGCGGATGGAGTATGAGAATGAGGAGAAGAGAAAGAACCTCATTGATTGGGGAAAACATAACGAATCAGGAAGGAGAAAAGAGTAAAGGGCCAATCTGAGAGATGGAaaaggagggaaaggagagGAGATGAGTGGCAGCAAATTGGGTTCTGGACGATCCATCTCGTTGACCCGACAGCAGACCCGATTTTGCATGGCGAAATCCGGCGTTTTCCATCGATTTTTCCCACAAATTCTACCCAACCTTACCTGCATACGCAATCCTAACCTCCATTCTCTCATTTCCACTTAAAAATCTGAGGGTTTTAGCCTTTATTTCGCGAAGAACGAAGCCGACGACTTCAAGGACACCCGGCGGTAATTCGCCATTTTTCTGCAACCCTTCTCATCGATCTCCACTATCAAACAACTTCTTTGAAGGTAAGGAACATAACCCAAGCATTGATGGAGGCGTTGGAGCGCGTATGGAGGTCGAATCGAAGCACACTCATTCTAGGGTTTCCGGTGGGTTTGAGTGAAATTGGAGCTCTTCCTGGCCAAATTGGTCTTGGCTACAGGTaaaaaacttgctctactcattgagatcttcatttctatgaagtttgggatttttggaaatagttagaTTTTTCGGCGAGTCGGGGCAGCCGATTGCCACCCACGGCGGCGCGTGCAGCGGCACGTGGCCAGGGGCCGTCGATGTTATTCTTAGGCTAAATTAGTtgtcttgagttcagttttggTAATTGTATAATGTAGGTTGATCGTTTGGACCTAAATTCATTAAGATACGTTACTTGGTAAAGATGGGAATCAATGATTTgactgttggatcgtcaccaaactttaatacgttaTAGTACATATTACTTGAGGACCATAGGAACTTAAAGATCGGGAATCCGAtatacggatcttcccgaattggatttgtaagttcataaaataaaatgttaaccgccacttggttttggcaattggcggagatccaactgttggatcgtaatggaactttaggatgttgttctaAAAGTATAATGTGGATCTTCCGAATCTAACTACgtatggatgtgtgttatgtaagttacatattttattgataagaattctgagttgtgatttgataattgttctaggcgcaaATCGTTCGTGACGCCCCTATGGTTGTGCTAGGAAGTTGTAGCGTgaactccaggtgagtgggcttttgttttcagtatatatatatgtatgcttggtatttttcccaaaaaatgcGTTTAAATGGAATTATgttttgaaatgccatgccTCATGATTTATACTAGATTATGAGTTAATATAGTATgcataaatgtgatttgacGCTGTGGACactcaggtaagtaccaggtaagttgtagattgtttatataaattgatgattatgtgagatgtgttgagagctcataaacctgcatcccggtgttagtgctcccgcccgtggttAGGGCACAATCTTTcgcgtgatgttcacctcccgcaccatatgctcatcttggatccaagttaggtgcacagtcctgtcgtacagaccactataggtggttctgactcgtaggtgacctgcgatcattcgcacagtcttcacgtgatcgtagcacttgagcgtatttatttacacccagccttgTCGTATAGACcgctttaggtggttccgacttgtgtgcagatatatttgttgagatgtggatttgagccatacaggtcacgttaggtgactccggctgacatatcatttgcattgattgatatcacccggcttacatattttatgctgagatttttgacatggcatatatgtggattttgctaATTCGAGTATGgtttcaatatatgtatatattctattttctgggaaattatataaattttacggtgaggggttactacctttgataatggtcacactttatggcttcgtcaccttcctggtgtcggccagcacggcTCGATtaggagtcctagtggacattccggattGGAGTGTGTCACGCTTGCCGAACCTCATAAATATTGTTTCTTATTTACTTAATATTCCACTGCACACGTATTTTCAATTTCACAATAAATAGCAATGGTAAGTGGGTGTCCATATTTTGTCGTTTACTGTAAATAAAGAGCAATAGGGacgtaattttttattttttttctccaaaagaGATTGACAAGGCTAGTAAACTTTATGAGCATTTTAAGAAAACGGGTAAAAATAGTATAAattctattttatttaaatattagtaTATTACCACAGTCTGTCAAACTCCATCTATTGACCATTGACTTTTGCTTCGCTGCTTGTGGAGTGGGACGAGACTCAACACACGTGCCAAAAATATATCCATAACTATATTAACAATATCAGCAATGCTCTCCCAAGGTCCTTTTTTGAGGACATGTGATGACCTCTTTTATGAGTCATAGGATTAATCTTAcggtaaaaaaatttataagttTATATAAACCTATTACacctaaacaaaatcaaaacacacTAACAAACTTCACGATCATCATTCCTTCCTGCTTCGCAAGAGAGGAGCAAAATTGCAACTCATTCAATCTCAGAGGAAATCTTTCGTCAAGGACGTCGTCCCCACCCTCCCTCTCTACTGCTACGCTCCCACACTTGAAGATCATCGCTAACAATTCGAGATAGTCCCAAGGAAGATTGTTCTTCCATCATACAACAATctgtaattaaaattaaaagtgaagcaaaaaaaaaaaaaaaaaaaaaaaaaaaaaaaaaaaaaaaaaaaaaaaaaaaaaaaaaaaaaaaaaagaaggaaggaagaaTGGAGTCGAGGTTGAACCATCACTACAAAGGAATATAAAATAGAATGGTGCTATTAGGAGAGCATTAGATGAAACCCAATTAAAAGAAGAATGGTGCTCTCTATTAAATTATAGTTTtcattctactttttttttcaacagcGGGGAGAGAGAAATTGGGAGAAATTGAAATCAATACAACCACAAAGGAAATACCTTTTCGTAGCTTCGAAGAGAATTTTAATTTTCCGAGGGCACTGTGAAATCGGGTCGCATTGCTCTCCTTCAACATTGAAAATTTGAGCGTGAaccctatttttatttattttggtgttttgattttgttttagtaTAACACGATTATATAAACTCCATAgtttttttactgttagattAATCCTATGACTAATATAAAAGAGGTCCTTACAGGTCCTCAAAAAGAGGACCTTAGGAGAGCACTGTTGTAACAGCATATAGAATGTCAATGTTTGGATTGCCGTCTATATTAACACGCCAACACAATATCAATAATTATAGatgaatatttaaatatttagaatttgaaAGTTAAAGATTTAATAGACGGATGTGAGGAATACAAATAATGTAACAAAGTAAAATggaaaagatgaaaatgaaatatagcttcaagtgttttttcctCCTTAATAAATGGCATTTTGATAAATATAGCTTCAAGTGAAGATTTAGCAAAGTAAAAAGGAATAGATGAAAATGATATGTTaatctgaaaaagaaaaatacctcATTTGGGAAATTGCTTTGTTGTCTTCTTTTTGAAATTGTAGCTGGAAGAAAGCGTGTGGATTCATCAAAGCAAACCCTTCTCCCGCAGGTCACTAATAACCTATACAGAAGCAAACTTTTAAAAGACGTTAGCCGCTAGTCAGGTGAGGGGTTGGAGCCTAGCGCTTAGGCAACTAGGTAGAGTCCAAGCGGGTGCCTAAGCAGGTCTAGacacattttcttaattttcaatgcCTAAGAATTAATCAGGATGGTGATCAACCGCCTAACATCTAGACTGGACCTAGGCGGTGCTAGacgggaatttttagaacagtgtacAGAAGGCATCTAGTTCCAGTGTGGCACACACATACTTGAGAAATAGACACGTACATATCAgtaaatttttcttcttcctccggcTGATCATAGttggaaaggaaaagaatgcAGAACAACTGCATATACTGGCAGTGATTACAGCTTCCCATTGGGCGAGACAATCCTCAGTGCGCCGTCCGCCGATGAGCGAGATGCATCACTGATTCACTATGCATATTAATTTTTGATACAGTATATTCATCTCATGCACGCATTGAGACTGTAGGTTTGACTTGGAGGACTACTTATGAGCATTAGAcccttgtttttatttatttaatttctacaTCAAGATTTTAGGTTCAATTACTTGGGACAAAAGTAATACAGTTGATTCAGTAAGAGATAAAAAGTTGTAGCTACTCAAATATTATAGAGAATCTAACGGAATTAATTGCGTATATATCACTCTATTAGCGTCTCTCTTATTACATGTCACATGACTTTAATAAGAGTATATATAACCTGATTATACTCAAGAATCCCTTCGAAGTACCCCAATTCTGTTAAATTCTTGATGCAAGCCAAATCCATAATTTTAGggttagtttggtattgttgtgctttaaaaaaaaaaactgattatgttgtgctgtgagaataaatagttgtaaaataaagttgttgagtgtttggtaaatttttttgtaaaaatgcttttaataaaaaaaaaaaaaaaaaaaaaaagcggtgtctgagtatttggtaaacttttatataaattgctttgaatatgttaaatgactaaaaaagaTATGACATTTAATGTGCTATAATAATTTTCAAAGACAATAATGTAGGAGCaaagattgtaattttgtataaCAAGTGGGGTGTACGTGCTATTTGAAATCGTCATTAAATGAACATTGAATACTATGCTTTgaataaaaatacatttttttagaagcatggtAAACCCTGCTTTTCTATGCTTTTCTACTTTCATTTATaacagtttaaaaaaaaaaaaaacatttttgttttgttttaccaaacacatttaatgttacagatttttttaatacgctgtttatttttttaaaagcattacaatcccaaaccaactctGAAGAGGTTCTTTTTGTAATCATACTTCTAGTCGTCCTTTGATTAGCTCAATTAAACTCTGAATTGAGAGGAAAAATGATCCAAAAACCAAAGAGAAACAGAGGATTGAAAACTTCATACGAACCAAAAGGAACCACATTAACGCAGTTATGCAGCCAAatcttaaaattttcttttataatcaTACTTCTAGTAAAATACAACCTCAACAGAACACCAATAGACCATGAAGAGTTGCGACCGGGATTTCGAATTACTCACTTCCAGTTTTAACCACTGTTTCCCAATCATTAGCAGAGACTCTTCTTTCTTATTCTTCAGATGACATCAAAGGGTAGTCTTTTTTCTTTCAGCTCCTCTTtccggaattttttttttttcagatttctttttattttgccCTCTTTCCAGGAAAATTTTGGAGACGGGGTTTTGTGAAACTTGATCAAAGATGTCACCCAACTTTtatagaagaaaacaaaagaaaagagaaaactcCATAACATTAATAAGGGAATTCAAGGCAATGTTACACATCACACAACCTCAAATATCTAGGAAGCAAATCTACTATCAAAAGTCCCCTCGTATTGCTGCACTTTTGATGATTCTGTATATAAATAAAAGTTCTAGCATCATAAAACAAGTAACACGCCTTCAATCCAAGTGCCTTCTGCAACTTAATCTCACTGGCAACCACCATGAGTACTTGTCCATTCTGCTCCACATGCATAGCAGAAGTGGTATTGGCACCTGCAAATACAATATACAGTAAACACAACTCCCACCAAGTAATCTATCTAAAATCATTAAACCTTATATTAATCACAATTAAATAAAGTATTTCAATATCATCAGCCAAAACTAATTAGCTGTTTAACCCATTAAACTTATTCCATCACTAAAAGCATTCATCATCCAAATCCTCTTAAGGATAAAAGTACTTGTGTGTTAGAATATGCATCCAGCTGACAACTAATTGGCAATTTGTGGAGACGACTGAGAATTTTAAAACTACTAATGGCAAGGCTTCCATTGCCGATGTAGAGTACTACACTATCGACAGGCCTCATCATATGTGGAGTCACTCAAACCAAATATAAGAAAACGTGTCGCCACCAAGTTTAACTAGTGGCTAATCTGCTCTGATACTATTATATTGTGTTAGATAATACTCTCAACAAGATATACCATAATTgtgatgataaagagaattATTGATGAAATTTTTATGTCAATTAAAGATAAAATGCCCTAAATAAACAACAATTGCCTATGCCTAATATACTTTGTGCAGATAATAACAAATTAAGCAAACTGACCTGCAAGTAATATGCAAACAACCTTGAGTCTTCTCCACATAATATTTGCACCTAGGGCACCGCTTCCACTTCTTCTGCTTTGCAAGTTCCTTAACCATAAGATCCGCCCTCCCTCGCTCGCTCTCGTTAAGCCTCTGAAACTCCTCACAATCAACTCCTGGATGCCAAGGGATTTGACATCGTGCACAGAACAGTCTATGGCAAATGGGACACTCCGACTCTCTTGTAGCCTCCTCACCTTCGTTGTCGATCATCAAAACCGTTGAGCAGTCCCTGAATGGACAGTAGAGTCTTTGTGCCCCTAAAACCATAGCTTCACAAAGGGCATCATTCCACCTTTCTATGACTTCTTTGGGAAGCATTGGCATACAGGCATCAAGTTCCAGCACAGCCCTGCAGTCCAAGCTTGGGCACGAAACTACGTGAATGTTTGCTTGGATTTTGGATGCTACATGCTTGGTTATGCAGTCAGAGCAGAAGGAGTGAACACATCCCTCATTTCGAAACATCTCGTCAGCCTCTTTCATTTCAAAACAAATCCCACAAAGGATTTGTGTTGATGGTTGTGGTGCCCCTAAAACCATAGCTTCACAAAGGGCATCATTCCACCTTTCTATGACTTCTTTGGGAAGCATTGGCATACAGGCATCAAGTTCCAGCACAGCCCTGCAGTCCAAGCTGGGGCACGAAACTACGTGAATGTTTGCTTGGATTTTGGATGCTACATGCTTGGTTATGCAGTCAGAGCAGAAGGAGTGAACGCATCCCTCATTTCGAAACATCTCGTCAGCCTCTTTCATTTCAAAACAAATCCCACAAAGGATTTGTGTAGATGGTTGTGGTGACGATGATTCACCAGACTCTTGCGTGTCCTGAATTGGGAATAGGATTTCATGGATTGGGTTGGATTGGATTGCTTGGGTTGCTTGGATTGTTGCTgatgatgaagaggaagaggaaccaTCATTGTGCGTTGATTGGGAGGTGACTGCAGAAGAGGACATTAGAGCCTCTTGGAACTGCAACTCTTGTGCGTACTTGGAATCTGAAACTGGCTCAGACTCGTCATAAGTTTCATCATCAAAGAGTGCGGAAAAGTAGAAATCATCTACATTCAGATGAAGATCATCAGACGCTGATGAGTTCTCTTGTGCCATGTTGGATTGGATTGCTTGGGATGCTTGGATTGTTGCTGATGATGAGGAGGAAGAGTAGTCAATTTACATTGAGCACAACTTTTACCATCTTCAAAAATAGTAGTCAATTTATTGAAAGTTTTCCAAATAGGAGACCTGAGTGGTCACTTACCTACTTTGATCACTCTAGCCTTTTTCTTTGTGGAACTTGTATTTGTATCTTCTGAGTTTTCACTTCCAAGATCAGGTTGTTTTCCCATTTTAACTTTTACTGACCCTCTATCACTAAGGTTCATAAAATCTTGCTCTGTAGCATCCATTGcttcaaaaaaggaaaaaaaaaaaactgtaaatcTTTCTAATACCAATTTCATaccatatcaatttcaaattcacatatccatttcagtttctatttcaatttcacaTATCCAATTCGATTTCGCCTATCTATATCCATTTCAAATTCACATGtccaattcaatttcaaaatccaatTAACATATCCACAAATCACAATCCAAttcaaatttacattcaaattcacaattcaattaaaaataccTTGCACTTGCAGGCTGCAGCCTGGCTTAATTAAACAACAATAGTTGTGGTTTTGTCCAGGTTTCAGAATATGAACAAAGGAAATGGTTTGTTGATGTAACTTGTAAGTGTtctaaacaaattaaaagttgAAACACACGAATTCACCCTCCCTCTCCATGCACGCCTAAACACAACACAAACATcaactaaaataatttttggtaaACTTTGATGCGGTGATCAAAGACAGACCTCAATTGAACTAGCCCTCCAACTAAATCATCTTACTTTCCAAAGAACAGGGACCCAAAGCATACATTAAGCACACATACATTAGCAAGAACAAATCATCCCACCAAGATTATCTATAAACTGAATCCAAATGCATGCTTTTccaaatgtataaaaaaaatttatatatccACTTGCTGTGCGGTAGACTTTCACTTGAGTGTCTAACTTTGATCTCCAACTTTGCAAATCCTAATTACCGAAATCAGCAAACAAGCAAATTAAGCACAACCACCATTCTATGATCAGGTGAGATAAAGTCGTTGTCAATTGTTTCACCTGCTTCAACCCTTGAATTCTACCAAGTAGCTCAGACCTCGATTCATTCAATTCCtattaagaaaaataacatTGTGGACCAAATTAAAAACAGCTTTGAACCCAAAATTACAATCTGAGTTTTTCTAGTTCTTTTTGTATGTAAGAATTCTCAGAACCCAAAACAAaatccatttaaaaaaataacaacaaaaagaaaaggttaCCGCAAGCTTGGAGCCAATCGGTGTGGTGGAGGGAGGCTGGAGAGGGTGGTCGTGGCTAGCTGGAGTTGAGGTTCGAGACTTCAGttcgagaaagaaagaaaagaggaagTGGGGTTGCTTTGACGACGAACCTGGCTAAAAAAGTCATCTCATGGAGGGGCTTTATCTTTTGGAAGTTCTAGTCCTTCAGGGTCTTTTATcttttggggcattgatttgcTTTGGTAAGAATATCTCCCTTGTTATGGCCTATTTTTATCTGACAAGGGAAAGAGGGCTAGCGgtaaagagagaagaaagatgtATTTGTAGAATTGTGTAgaggaatgtgtgtgttattcTCCTTACataatgcttttatttatagtaataagagggaAAATAAATCCTTCgtctccaaggaatacaagtccatttatgaaagaataactagaattaAATCTAAtttagaatttacacaatcacacttaaactaggaaagtttacaacactcccatttgagtgtgtaaatattcgaggtagattcggcatcatgtagaAGTTAAGAAAGTCGACTCATCAGCACTGATTCTAGGAACAAGTTATTCTCAattaggaacttgcataaggaagtaagtctcactaaaaaacccTATGGTTATGGCAAAAACCCGAGTaaggacaaaatccatagtctaaggaaaaatgcgtgagaaatgcaaagtcaaatgaaacgtctacGGGACGTCATTGGAGATATGATCggcccaaggtgggtgcctcattaaaacctagttaggtagcaaaaactcagtgggaaaaatgctcctaatcatagggaaaaagagtacattaagatcaagcaagtatacttcaggatactccctctgagtttgacacaattccaaagagaactagcaatgttacaactcagaaagttacGCATatcaattccttgaacaagttTCTGAAACATCACCTTCGataatgatttggtgaagatgtcagccagattgtcttgtgaacaaATTTGCGTGACTTTAATCttttgatgctcttgttgttgatgtgagaagaagaacttcggcgcaatgtgcttggtgttgtctccatTGATGTAACCATTCTTGAGCTATTCGAtgcatgctgcattgtcttcatagatcgtcgTCGGGACATCAACAAATGGGTAAAGATCATAGGAGCTTTGAATATGGCCCccaactgctctcaaccaaaagcattctcgagttgcttcatgtaaggcgagaatttcagcatggttagacgaagtggcaactaaggtctgtttagttaatgtccaagagattgcggtgcctccaatggtaaagacataacctgtTTGAAAGTGCgccttgtgcggatcagataagtatcatgCGTCGGCGTAACCAAAAGGGTGAGAATCGACTTGAGaagccggggggggggggggtgcggCATCACTTGAGGATCCATAGAGATAGAACAATCCCGAATCTGTAGTACCTTTAAGGtagcggaaaatgtctttaacaccagtaAAGTGTTTGCGTgctggtgcattactgtatcttacCCAAAGATTAATaacgaaggagatgtcgggtctagtgcattgagctaagtacactAAACTGCTTATCGCACTtggataaggaacttcaggctccaaaatctcttcgtCATCTTCCTTCGAacagaagggatctcgtt from Pyrus communis chromosome 7, drPyrComm1.1, whole genome shotgun sequence encodes the following:
- the LOC137739935 gene encoding uncharacterized protein isoform X1, with amino-acid sequence MDATEQDFMNLSDRGSVKVKMGKQPDLGSENSEDTNTSSTKKKARVIKVATIQASQAIQSNMAQENSSASDDLHLNVDDFYFSALFDDETYDESEPVSDSKYAQELQFQEALMSSSAVTSQSTHNDGSSSSSSSATIQATQAIQSNPIHEILFPIQDTQESGESSSPQPSTQILCGICFEMKEADEMFRNEGCVHSFCSDCITKHVASKIQANIHVVSCPSLDCRAVLELDACMPMLPKEVIERWNDALCEAMVLGAPQPSTQILCGICFEMKEADEMFRNEGCVHSFCSDCITKHVASKIQANIHVVSCPSLDCRAVLELDACMPMLPKEVIERWNDALCEAMVLGAQRLYCPFRDCSTVLMIDNEGEEATRESECPICHRLFCARCQIPWHPGVDCEEFQRLNESERGRADLMVKELAKQKKWKRCPRCKYYVEKTQGCLHITCRCQYHFCYACGAEWTSTHGGCQ
- the LOC137739935 gene encoding ATP-dependent RNA helicase DEAH12, chloroplastic-like isoform X2 — its product is MAQENSSASDDLHLNVDDFYFSALFDDETYDESEPVSDSKYAQELQFQEALMSSSAVTSQSTHNDGSSSSSSSATIQATQAIQSNPIHEILFPIQDTQESGESSSPQPSTQILCGICFEMKEADEMFRNEGCVHSFCSDCITKHVASKIQANIHVVSCPSLDCRAVLELDACMPMLPKEVIERWNDALCEAMVLGAPQPSTQILCGICFEMKEADEMFRNEGCVHSFCSDCITKHVASKIQANIHVVSCPSLDCRAVLELDACMPMLPKEVIERWNDALCEAMVLGAQRLYCPFRDCSTVLMIDNEGEEATRESECPICHRLFCARCQIPWHPGVDCEEFQRLNESERGRADLMVKELAKQKKWKRCPRCKYYVEKTQGCLHITCRCQYHFCYACGAEWTSTHGGCQ